A window from Herbaspirillum sp. meg3 encodes these proteins:
- a CDS encoding PA2169 family four-helix-bundle protein, protein MKNDQLIDTLNDLIQISKDGEEGFRVCAEDASERQAYYKTQFLERSQACGQSALELQNLVRALGGEPTNHTTVSGALHRQWINIKSAIVGKNDEAILNECERGEDAAVNAYRKALAEDLPSDVRLIIERQYQGVLANHDRVKALRDQVRAKKAA, encoded by the coding sequence ATGAAAAACGATCAACTGATTGATACTCTGAACGATCTGATCCAGATTTCGAAGGATGGCGAAGAAGGTTTCCGCGTCTGCGCGGAAGACGCCTCGGAACGTCAGGCGTACTACAAGACACAGTTCCTGGAACGCTCTCAGGCTTGCGGCCAGAGTGCCCTGGAATTGCAAAATCTGGTGCGTGCGCTGGGTGGCGAACCAACGAATCACACCACGGTGAGCGGCGCGCTGCATCGTCAATGGATCAACATCAAGAGCGCCATCGTCGGCAAGAACGACGAAGCCATCCTTAACGAATGCGAGCGTGGTGAAGATGCTGCCGTCAACGCCTATCGCAAGGCGCTGGCGGAAGACTTGCCAAGCGATGTGCGCCTGATCATTGAACGTCAGTATCAAGGCGTGCTGGCCAACCACGACCGTGTGAAGGCATTGCGGGATCAGGTGCGCGCCAAGAAGGCGGCTTAA
- a CDS encoding NADPH-dependent FMN reductase: MSDTPITILGISGSLRAGSYNTAALHAAAELLPPGVRLIQADISDIPLYNDDVRAKGWPPSVERFRKQIAEADAILFSTPEYNYSIPGVLKNAIDWASRPPEQPFAGKATAIMGTSPGAIGTARAQYHLRQIGVFLDLKILNKPEVMIGGAGDRFDANGKLTHEPTREFIKTMLVALQELALMLKHHKK; encoded by the coding sequence ATGAGCGATACCCCGATCACGATTCTTGGCATCTCCGGCAGTTTGCGTGCAGGTTCTTACAACACGGCGGCTCTTCACGCCGCGGCGGAATTGCTGCCGCCCGGCGTACGCCTGATTCAGGCCGACATTTCCGACATTCCCTTGTATAACGACGATGTGCGCGCCAAAGGATGGCCGCCGTCGGTAGAGCGCTTTCGCAAACAGATCGCGGAAGCCGATGCGATTTTATTCTCTACGCCGGAATACAACTACTCCATTCCCGGCGTGCTGAAAAATGCGATCGATTGGGCCTCACGTCCGCCTGAGCAGCCGTTTGCAGGCAAGGCAACGGCGATCATGGGCACCAGTCCAGGTGCTATCGGTACGGCACGTGCGCAGTATCACTTGCGCCAGATCGGCGTTTTTCTTGATCTGAAAATCCTGAATAAACCGGAAGTCATGATCGGTGGTGCGGGTGATCGCTTTGACGCCAACGGCAAACTGACCCATGAACCGACACGTGAATTTATCAAGACCATGTTGGTTGCGCTGCAGGAGTTGGCGCTCATGTTGAAGCACCACAAAAAATAA
- a CDS encoding ABC transporter ATP-binding protein has product MTTNILKVEDLSVAYGGIKAVKGASLEVNEGELVTLIGANGAGKTTTLKAITGTLPNCKVSGHITYLGQALKGQSSFNLVQQKLAMVPEGRGVFTRMSIHENLLMGAYTSDDKQQIAQDIDHWFTVFPRLKERASQMAGTLSGGEQQMLAMARALMSHPKLLLLDEPSMGLSPIMVEKIFEVIRTVSAQGITILLVEQNAKLALEAAHRGYVMESGLITMTGNAKDMLNDPRVKAAYLGEG; this is encoded by the coding sequence ATGACAACAAACATCTTAAAAGTTGAAGACCTGAGCGTCGCCTACGGCGGCATCAAGGCCGTCAAGGGCGCGAGCCTGGAAGTCAATGAAGGCGAACTGGTCACGCTGATCGGCGCCAATGGCGCCGGCAAGACCACCACCTTGAAAGCCATCACCGGCACGCTGCCGAACTGCAAAGTCAGCGGCCACATCACCTATCTCGGTCAAGCGCTGAAGGGCCAAAGCTCCTTCAATCTGGTGCAGCAAAAGCTGGCGATGGTGCCGGAAGGGCGTGGCGTTTTTACGCGCATGAGCATCCACGAGAACCTGCTGATGGGCGCCTACACCAGCGACGACAAGCAGCAGATCGCGCAAGACATCGACCACTGGTTCACCGTGTTTCCACGATTGAAGGAACGCGCCAGCCAGATGGCAGGTACCTTGTCGGGCGGCGAACAGCAGATGCTGGCCATGGCGCGTGCGCTGATGAGCCATCCGAAATTGCTGCTGCTGGATGAACCGTCGATGGGCTTGTCGCCGATCATGGTGGAGAAGATCTTCGAAGTGATCCGTACGGTATCGGCGCAGGGCATCACGATCCTGCTGGTGGAGCAGAACGCCAAGCTGGCCTTGGAAGCAGCGCATCGCGGCTATGTGATGGAGTCTGGCCTGATCACCATGACCGGCAACGCCAAGGACATGCTCAACGATCCGCGTGTGAAGGCGGCTTATCTGGGTGAAGGCTGA
- a CDS encoding ABC transporter ATP-binding protein, with product MSTTLLKIADVSKRFGGLQALSGVSLTIEQGQIYGLIGPNGAGKTTFFNVITGLYQPDTGSFELAGKPYSPSAPHEVAKAGIARTFQNIRLFGDMTVLENVMVGCHVRTKQNVFGAVFRHKAARDEEAQIKEKSQKLLDFVGIGQFASRTARHLSYGDQRRLEIARALATEPQLLALDEPAAGMNATEKLGLRELLVKIQAEGKTILLIEHDVKLMMGLCNRLTVLDYGKPIAEGVPADVQKNPAVIEAYLGAAH from the coding sequence ATGAGCACCACCCTGTTAAAAATCGCCGACGTCAGCAAACGCTTCGGCGGCCTGCAAGCCCTGTCGGGCGTCAGTCTCACCATCGAACAAGGTCAGATCTACGGCCTGATCGGCCCCAACGGCGCCGGCAAGACCACCTTCTTCAACGTCATCACCGGCCTGTACCAACCCGACACCGGCAGCTTCGAACTGGCCGGCAAGCCCTACAGCCCCAGCGCCCCGCACGAAGTGGCCAAGGCCGGCATTGCCCGCACCTTCCAGAACATCCGCCTCTTCGGCGACATGACTGTGCTGGAGAACGTCATGGTCGGCTGCCACGTGCGCACCAAACAGAACGTCTTCGGCGCCGTCTTCCGTCACAAGGCCGCCCGCGACGAAGAAGCACAAATCAAAGAGAAATCACAAAAGCTGCTCGACTTCGTCGGCATTGGCCAGTTCGCCTCGCGTACGGCGCGTCATTTGTCCTACGGCGACCAACGCCGACTGGAGATCGCGCGCGCACTGGCGACCGAGCCGCAACTGCTGGCGCTGGACGAACCGGCGGCCGGGATGAACGCCACCGAGAAGCTCGGCCTCAGAGAATTGCTGGTCAAGATTCAGGCGGAAGGTAAAACCATCCTGCTGATCGAACATGACGTCAAACTGATGATGGGCCTGTGCAACCGGCTGACGGTGCTGGACTACGGCAAGCCGATTGCCGAAGGCGTACCGGCGGATGTGCAGAAGAACCCCGCAGTCATCGAAGCGTATCTTGGTGCTGCCCATTAA
- a CDS encoding ABC transporter ATP-binding protein, which produces MAFLTFDKKRNPQQARLSLAALLIVMIAFPFVASMFGNSWVRIMDMALLYIMLALGLNVVVGFAGLLDLGYIAFYAIGAYTAGLLASPQFADVLQSFVNTYPAVGNFLVMVCGPQIVQSGIHLSLWIIVPLSALIAAVFGALLGAPTLKLRGDYLAIVTLGFGEIIRIFMNNLNAPVNITNGPQGINLIDPIRVFGVSLAGEPGSGSIVKFLGFTMPSVNAYYFLFLLLCIGVIFFSIRLQDSRLGRAWVAIREDEIAAKAMGINTRNVKLLAFAMGASFGGVAGAMFASFQGFVSPESFSLTESIAVLAMVVLGGIGHIPGVVLGGIILAALPEVLRHVVEPVQMSLFGKVWIDAEVLRQLLYGLAMVIIMLNRPAGLWPSPRHEDRPEADHPHGDEPVGVVKA; this is translated from the coding sequence ATGGCCTTCCTCACCTTCGACAAGAAACGCAACCCGCAGCAGGCCAGACTCAGCCTGGCTGCGCTCCTGATCGTCATGATCGCCTTCCCGTTTGTTGCCAGCATGTTCGGCAACTCCTGGGTACGCATCATGGACATGGCCTTGCTCTACATCATGCTGGCCCTGGGCCTGAACGTGGTGGTGGGCTTTGCCGGCCTGCTGGATCTGGGCTACATCGCCTTCTACGCCATCGGCGCCTACACCGCCGGTTTGCTGGCCTCGCCCCAGTTCGCCGACGTGCTGCAATCCTTCGTCAACACCTATCCGGCGGTGGGCAACTTCCTCGTCATGGTCTGCGGCCCGCAGATCGTGCAGAGCGGTATCCACCTGTCGCTGTGGATCATCGTGCCGCTGTCGGCCCTGATTGCGGCCGTGTTCGGCGCACTGCTGGGCGCACCGACCCTGAAGCTGCGCGGCGACTACCTCGCCATCGTGACCCTGGGCTTCGGTGAAATCATCCGCATCTTCATGAACAACCTCAACGCCCCGGTCAACATCACCAACGGGCCGCAAGGCATCAACCTGATTGACCCGATCCGCGTCTTCGGCGTCTCGCTGGCCGGTGAACCGGGATCCGGCTCCATCGTCAAGTTTCTCGGCTTCACCATGCCGTCGGTCAACGCCTATTACTTCCTCTTCCTGCTGCTGTGCATCGGCGTGATCTTCTTCTCGATCCGCCTGCAGGATTCGCGACTGGGCCGTGCCTGGGTCGCCATCCGCGAAGACGAAATCGCCGCCAAGGCCATGGGCATCAACACGCGCAACGTCAAACTGCTGGCGTTCGCCATGGGCGCCTCGTTCGGCGGTGTGGCCGGCGCCATGTTCGCCTCCTTCCAGGGCTTTGTCTCGCCGGAATCCTTCTCCCTGACCGAATCCATCGCCGTGCTGGCCATGGTGGTCTTGGGCGGCATCGGCCACATCCCCGGCGTCGTGCTGGGCGGCATCATCCTCGCCGCCTTGCCGGAAGTGCTGCGTCACGTGGTCGAACCGGTGCAAATGAGCCTGTTCGGCAAAGTCTGGATCGACGCCGAAGTGCTGCGCCAGCTGCTCTACGGCCTGGCCATGGTCATCATCATGTTGAACCGTCCCGCTGGTCTGTGGCCGTCTCCCCGCCATGAAGACCGCCCTGAAGCCGATCACCCGCACGGCGACGAGCCGGTTGGCGTGGTCAAAGCCTAA
- a CDS encoding branched-chain amino acid ABC transporter permease, translating to MDIFIQQIINGLVLGSMYALIALGYTMVYGVLNLINFAHGDVLMIGAMAGLSILKLVQHVAPDLPGIVKLIIAIIGAIPVCVIVSMIIERVAYRPLRNAPRLAPLITAIGVSILLQTLAMMIWGRSPVPFPQIMPSDPVHIAGALISPTQIMLLLLALAAMIGLVLIVEKTKMGRAMRATAENPRIAGLMGVDSNRVIVVTFIIGAALAAIAGVMWAANYSTAQFAMGFVPGLKAFSAAVLGGIGNIYGAMLGGILLGLIESLGAGYIGDLTGDFLGSNYQDIFAFIVLIIVLTLRPSGIMGERVADRA from the coding sequence ATGGACATATTCATCCAGCAAATCATCAACGGCCTGGTCTTGGGGAGCATGTACGCCCTGATTGCCTTGGGTTACACGATGGTGTACGGGGTCTTGAACCTGATCAATTTTGCGCACGGCGACGTGCTGATGATCGGGGCGATGGCCGGTTTGAGCATTCTGAAACTGGTGCAGCACGTGGCGCCGGATCTGCCGGGCATCGTCAAGTTGATCATTGCGATCATCGGCGCGATCCCTGTGTGCGTGATCGTGAGCATGATCATCGAGCGTGTGGCCTATCGTCCGTTGCGCAATGCGCCACGGTTAGCGCCATTGATCACCGCCATCGGCGTATCGATCCTGCTGCAAACGCTGGCCATGATGATCTGGGGCCGCAGCCCGGTTCCCTTCCCGCAAATCATGCCGTCGGATCCGGTGCATATCGCCGGCGCGCTGATCTCGCCCACCCAGATCATGCTGTTGCTGCTGGCCTTGGCCGCGATGATCGGCCTGGTGCTGATCGTTGAGAAGACCAAGATGGGCCGCGCCATGCGCGCCACCGCCGAGAACCCGCGCATTGCAGGCTTGATGGGCGTGGACTCGAATCGCGTGATTGTCGTCACCTTCATCATCGGCGCGGCGCTGGCCGCGATTGCCGGCGTCATGTGGGCGGCGAATTATTCGACAGCGCAATTCGCCATGGGCTTCGTGCCGGGGTTGAAAGCCTTCTCGGCAGCGGTGCTGGGTGGTATCGGCAATATCTATGGCGCCATGCTGGGCGGCATTCTGCTGGGTCTGATTGAAAGTCTGGGCGCCGGTTACATCGGCGATCTGACGGGCGACTTCCTGGGCAGTAACTACCAGGACATCTTCGCCTTCATCGTGCTGATCATCGTCTTGACCTTACGCCCATCCGGAATCATGGGTGAACGCGTCGCCGACCGCGCTTAA
- the ispH gene encoding 4-hydroxy-3-methylbut-2-enyl diphosphate reductase: protein MDKQEPEILLAQPRGFCAGVDRAIEIVERALTQFGAPIYVRHEIVHNAYVVADLRNKGAIFIEELADVPAGNTVIFSAHGVSKAVQAEAQERGLTVFDATCPLVTKVHMEVAKMRREGREIIMIGHEGHPEVEGTMGQTEAGMYLVETVDDVVKLKVTDPDLLAYVSQTTLSVDDTTDIIAALKDKFPNIAEPKKGDICYATTNRQEAVKFMAPQVDVVIVVGSPNSSNSNRLREVAEKKGVPAYMVDNADLINADWLVGKKRIGVTAGASAPEVLVQAVIDRLKEGATRSVRILDGIEENVTFPMPKGLGGGRSIVSNG, encoded by the coding sequence ATGGATAAGCAAGAACCTGAAATTTTATTGGCTCAACCGCGCGGTTTCTGCGCCGGGGTTGATCGCGCCATCGAAATCGTTGAGCGCGCGCTGACGCAGTTCGGCGCGCCGATTTACGTGCGCCATGAAATCGTCCATAACGCCTACGTCGTTGCCGATCTGCGGAACAAAGGCGCCATCTTCATTGAAGAGCTGGCGGATGTCCCCGCCGGCAACACCGTCATTTTTTCTGCGCACGGCGTGTCCAAGGCTGTACAGGCAGAAGCGCAAGAACGCGGCCTGACCGTCTTCGACGCCACTTGCCCGCTGGTCACCAAAGTCCATATGGAAGTCGCCAAGATGCGCCGCGAAGGCCGCGAGATCATCATGATCGGGCACGAGGGCCATCCTGAAGTTGAAGGCACCATGGGCCAGACTGAGGCAGGCATGTATCTGGTCGAGACTGTCGACGATGTCGTGAAGCTGAAGGTCACTGATCCGGATTTGCTGGCGTATGTCTCGCAGACCACGCTATCGGTCGATGACACCACCGACATCATCGCTGCGTTGAAAGACAAGTTTCCCAACATCGCCGAGCCGAAAAAAGGCGATATCTGCTATGCCACCACCAATCGTCAGGAAGCCGTCAAGTTTATGGCTCCCCAAGTCGACGTCGTGATTGTGGTCGGCAGTCCCAATAGTTCCAATTCCAACCGCCTGCGCGAAGTGGCCGAGAAGAAGGGCGTGCCGGCCTACATGGTCGACAACGCCGATCTCATCAATGCCGACTGGCTGGTGGGCAAGAAGCGCATCGGTGTCACCGCCGGCGCCTCGGCTCCGGAAGTATTGGTGCAGGCCGTCATCGACCGGCTCAAAGAGGGCGCAACGCGCAGCGTGCGTATTCTCGACGGCATCGAAGAAAACGTGACTTTCCCCATGCCGAAAGGTCTGGGCGGCGGACGTTCCATCGTCAGTAACGGCTAA
- a CDS encoding peptidylprolyl isomerase, which yields MSNASVPVVTENAYLTLHYRLASMAGENIVSTFEEKPATLQFGQGQLAPFLEACLLGLEEGAHQTFELSPDKAFGPRNPELVQRISRATLEENSSMDEDYRVGDLVDFAAPGGGRFAGVLREIDEQGALFDFNHPLAGQTLKFEVKIIGIL from the coding sequence ATGTCCAACGCATCTGTCCCGGTCGTCACCGAAAACGCTTACCTCACACTGCACTACCGCCTGGCATCCATGGCCGGCGAAAATATCGTCAGTACCTTTGAGGAAAAGCCTGCCACGCTGCAATTTGGCCAAGGCCAACTGGCGCCGTTTCTGGAGGCTTGCTTGCTGGGATTGGAAGAGGGGGCGCATCAGACGTTTGAGCTGTCTCCCGATAAGGCTTTTGGGCCGCGCAACCCGGAATTGGTTCAGCGCATCTCGCGCGCCACGCTGGAAGAGAATTCGTCCATGGATGAAGATTATCGCGTCGGTGACCTCGTCGATTTTGCAGCACCGGGCGGTGGACGCTTTGCCGGCGTGCTGCGCGAGATTGACGAGCAGGGCGCGCTGTTTGATTTCAATCATCCGTTGGCCGGACAAACGCTGAAATTTGAAGTGAAAATCATCGGGATTCTGTAA
- the radC gene encoding DNA repair protein RadC → MAITDWPEDQRPRERLIKQGAPALSDAELLAVFLRVGVAGKSAVDLGRDMMGHFGSLQALFAARLTDFVRINGLGPAKYAQLQAVLELARRALSEELRTGTTLSSPEAVKQYLQLLFHGKAYEAFVVLFLDVKNRLIESEELFRGTLTHASVYPREIVKAALAHNAASLILAHNHPSGEVTPSAADLHLTSNLKQALNLVDIKVLDHIVVAGRETHSFAEHGQL, encoded by the coding sequence ATGGCGATTACTGACTGGCCGGAAGACCAGCGCCCGCGCGAACGCTTGATCAAACAAGGTGCCCCTGCTCTGTCTGACGCCGAATTGCTGGCCGTGTTCCTGCGCGTTGGCGTGGCCGGTAAAAGCGCGGTGGATCTGGGGCGCGACATGATGGGGCATTTCGGCTCCCTGCAGGCCCTGTTTGCCGCCAGGCTGACCGATTTCGTCCGAATCAATGGCCTGGGGCCGGCCAAATATGCACAGCTGCAAGCGGTATTGGAGCTGGCCCGGCGCGCGCTATCGGAAGAGTTGCGTACAGGCACCACACTCAGCTCTCCAGAGGCGGTGAAGCAATACTTGCAGTTACTGTTCCATGGAAAAGCCTATGAAGCCTTCGTCGTCCTGTTCCTCGACGTCAAAAATCGCCTGATCGAGTCGGAGGAACTGTTTCGCGGCACACTGACGCATGCCAGTGTGTATCCGCGTGAAATCGTCAAAGCGGCGCTGGCGCATAATGCGGCCAGCCTGATTCTTGCGCACAACCATCCATCCGGCGAAGTCACGCCGAGTGCCGCCGACCTGCATCTGACCAGCAATCTCAAACAGGCGCTAAACCTGGTCGACATCAAGGTTCTTGATCATATCGTGGTGGCGGGACGGGAGACACATTCCTTTGCGGAGCACGGCCAGCTATAA
- the rpmB gene encoding 50S ribosomal protein L28 — MARVCQVTGKGPMVGNNVSHANNKTKRRFLPNLQNRRIFVESENRWVSLRLSNAGLRVIDKVGIDAVLADMRARGEKV, encoded by the coding sequence ATGGCACGTGTCTGCCAAGTCACCGGGAAGGGGCCGATGGTCGGCAACAACGTTTCCCATGCAAACAACAAGACCAAGCGTCGCTTTTTGCCTAACCTGCAAAACCGTCGCATTTTCGTTGAGTCGGAAAACCGCTGGGTTTCCCTGCGCTTGTCCAACGCTGGTTTGCGCGTAATCGACAAAGTCGGCATCGATGCCGTCTTGGCCGATATGCGTGCTCGCGGCGAAAAAGTCTAA
- the rpmG gene encoding 50S ribosomal protein L33 has protein sequence MAKSGRDKIKLESTAGTGHFYTTTKNKRTTPEKLAIMKFDPKARKHVEYKETKIK, from the coding sequence ATGGCTAAATCCGGCCGCGACAAAATCAAGTTGGAGTCGACCGCAGGTACAGGTCACTTCTACACCACGACAAAGAACAAGCGTACAACGCCTGAAAAGCTGGCGATCATGAAGTTTGATCCCAAGGCACGTAAGCACGTCGAATACAAAGAGACCAAGATCAAGTAA
- a CDS encoding MliC family protein yields the protein MHCATSLNACVATLNLSRSAVGKIYSSVLLAAVAAFAALPGATLAKTSSLTLPGIKLFSQQRVIYRCAGDVRLPVRYLNTDAGSLAYLPAGGKRLLFVSVVAASGVKYVAGNYVWWSKGKEGFLADKTQGEDAEPILKDCKQIENW from the coding sequence ATGCATTGCGCGACTTCGCTCAACGCTTGCGTAGCTACGCTTAATTTGTCTCGGTCGGCTGTGGGTAAAATCTATTCTTCGGTTTTGCTCGCGGCCGTCGCCGCTTTTGCGGCACTTCCCGGCGCAACACTGGCGAAGACTTCAAGCCTCACTCTCCCTGGTATCAAACTGTTCAGTCAGCAACGCGTGATTTATCGCTGTGCGGGCGACGTACGCTTGCCGGTACGTTATCTCAACACGGATGCCGGCTCGCTTGCCTATTTGCCTGCAGGCGGCAAGAGACTGCTGTTCGTCAGTGTGGTAGCTGCTTCCGGCGTGAAATACGTGGCCGGCAATTACGTCTGGTGGAGCAAAGGCAAGGAGGGTTTTTTGGCCGATAAAACGCAGGGCGAGGATGCTGAGCCGATCTTGAAGGACTGTAAGCAGATCGAGAACTGGTAG
- a CDS encoding fatty acid desaturase: MTVDSILDFLSNGLLHATGWQIFFYTLIMTHITIAGVTIYLHRCQAHRALDLHAIPSHFFRLWLWMTTGMVTKEWAAIHRKHHAKCETEEDPHSPQVRGIKKVLLEGAELYRAESRNAETMEKYGHGTPDDWIEHNIYSKFGWQGVGLMLIINVMLFGVIGLTVWAVQMLWIPITAAGIINGIGHFWGYRNYDCNDAATNVFPWGIIIGGEELHNNHHTFGTSAKLSSKWYEFDIGWMYIRILEMMGLAKVKKIAPAPKFDRQKLVADFDTLQSVIANRYDVMSKYAKSLKRAWADELEHLAEKAKLESRFLKSSKKLLQREPAKLEDGQKQQLSELFTHSKALQTMHEMRVELASIWGRSNSTREQLLHQLQDWCVRAEASGIHALRDFAQRLRSYA; encoded by the coding sequence ATGACAGTAGATTCGATCCTGGACTTTCTTTCGAACGGCTTGCTGCACGCAACCGGTTGGCAGATTTTCTTTTACACCCTGATCATGACGCATATCACGATCGCCGGTGTGACCATTTACCTGCATCGCTGCCAGGCGCACCGTGCGTTGGATCTGCACGCCATTCCAAGCCACTTTTTCCGTCTCTGGTTGTGGATGACCACAGGCATGGTCACCAAGGAATGGGCTGCGATTCACCGCAAGCATCACGCCAAGTGCGAAACTGAAGAAGATCCGCATAGCCCGCAAGTGCGCGGCATCAAAAAGGTGCTGCTGGAAGGCGCCGAACTGTATCGCGCAGAATCCCGTAACGCCGAAACCATGGAAAAGTATGGCCATGGCACACCGGACGACTGGATCGAGCACAATATCTATAGCAAATTCGGCTGGCAAGGCGTCGGCCTGATGCTGATCATCAACGTCATGCTGTTCGGCGTCATCGGTCTGACCGTTTGGGCTGTGCAGATGCTGTGGATCCCGATCACCGCCGCCGGCATCATCAACGGTATCGGACACTTCTGGGGCTACCGCAACTACGATTGCAACGATGCTGCGACCAATGTGTTTCCATGGGGCATCATCATCGGCGGCGAAGAGCTGCACAACAATCACCATACCTTCGGCACGTCGGCCAAGCTGTCGTCCAAGTGGTACGAGTTTGACATCGGCTGGATGTATATCCGCATTCTGGAAATGATGGGTCTGGCCAAGGTCAAGAAAATTGCACCTGCGCCGAAGTTCGATCGTCAGAAGCTGGTCGCCGACTTCGACACGCTGCAGTCCGTGATCGCCAATCGCTACGATGTGATGTCCAAGTACGCCAAGTCGCTCAAGCGCGCCTGGGCTGATGAGCTGGAGCATCTGGCTGAAAAGGCCAAGCTGGAATCGCGTTTCCTGAAGTCGTCCAAGAAGTTGCTGCAACGTGAGCCGGCCAAGCTGGAAGACGGTCAGAAGCAACAATTGTCCGAACTGTTCACACACAGCAAGGCGCTGCAAACCATGCACGAAATGCGCGTGGAACTGGCTTCGATCTGGGGCCGTTCCAACTCGACGCGTGAACAGCTGCTGCATCAGCTGCAAGACTGGTGCGTGCGTGCAGAAGCCTCCGGCATTCATGCATTGCGCGACTTCGCTCAACGCTTGCGTAGCTACGCTTAA
- a CDS encoding mechanosensitive ion channel family protein has product MSTLLSDFYEYLFGDLAPLELMRQAVVILMCVLVGLGLSRWVRKLFTLSSSEDSVVNIGVKSFVRVLSPLLILILLVVARLVLMRLKLPVTLWQVMLPLMISQVAMRFVFYVLRRIFIKDATAGAFLQLFEKIFAILVWICVLLYITGLWPDLVDYLDTTMLPLGRHKTSLLTILQATASVLVTLIIAMWAGAMLEERMMKLNTMHSSLRTVVARLVRAILILVAILVSLSLVGIDLTVLSVFGGALGVGLGLGLQKIASSYVSGFVILLERSLAIGDMVNVDRYFGKVTQINTRYTILEGLDGIESVLPNEMFMSSPVQNYSLNRKIIRLATQVTILYQDDIETVLSMLEQATIGVERVSDQILPQALLIKIGEDGLQLEIGFWITDPENGRLNVLSDVNRAIWRVFKTQGIQVAHPKRDIRVMDQRSFEQSVVGQASSMHKDA; this is encoded by the coding sequence ATGTCAACTTTGCTCTCTGATTTCTACGAATACCTGTTTGGTGATCTGGCCCCGCTGGAGCTGATGCGCCAGGCCGTCGTCATTCTCATGTGCGTACTGGTTGGGCTGGGTTTGTCGCGCTGGGTGCGCAAGCTGTTTACGCTTTCCTCCAGCGAAGACAGCGTGGTCAATATCGGCGTGAAAAGCTTCGTGCGGGTGTTGTCGCCGCTGTTGATTCTGATCCTGCTGGTCGTAGCGCGGCTGGTGCTGATGCGCCTGAAGCTGCCGGTGACGCTGTGGCAGGTCATGCTGCCGCTGATGATTTCCCAGGTGGCGATGCGTTTCGTATTTTATGTGCTGCGCCGGATTTTCATCAAAGACGCCACCGCAGGCGCTTTTCTTCAGCTGTTCGAAAAAATCTTCGCGATTCTGGTCTGGATCTGCGTACTGCTCTACATCACCGGGTTGTGGCCTGATCTGGTCGACTATCTCGATACCACCATGCTGCCGCTGGGCCGTCACAAAACGTCGTTGCTGACCATCCTGCAGGCGACCGCATCGGTGCTGGTGACGCTGATTATCGCCATGTGGGCCGGCGCCATGCTGGAAGAGCGGATGATGAAGCTCAACACCATGCACTCATCGCTGCGTACGGTGGTAGCACGGCTGGTGCGGGCAATCCTTATTCTGGTGGCGATTCTGGTCAGCCTGTCGCTGGTCGGCATCGATCTGACGGTGCTGTCCGTGTTCGGCGGCGCTTTGGGCGTTGGCCTTGGTCTGGGTTTGCAAAAGATTGCGAGCAGCTACGTATCGGGATTTGTGATCCTGCTGGAACGTAGCCTGGCTATCGGCGACATGGTCAACGTCGACCGCTATTTCGGGAAAGTCACGCAGATCAATACGCGCTACACTATCCTTGAAGGTCTGGACGGCATCGAATCGGTCTTGCCGAATGAAATGTTCATGTCCAGCCCGGTGCAGAATTATTCGCTGAATCGAAAAATTATACGTTTGGCAACACAAGTTACTATTTTGTATCAGGACGATATCGAAACCGTATTGTCTATGCTGGAGCAGGCCACAATTGGTGTGGAGCGGGTGTCCGACCAGATCCTGCCGCAAGCCCTCCTCATCAAGATCGGGGAAGACGGTTTGCAGCTGGAAATAGGTTTTTGGATCACCGATCCTGAAAACGGTCGTCTAAATGTGCTCTCGGACGTTAACAGAGCCATCTGGCGGGTATTTAAAACCCAGGGAATCCAGGTGGCGCATCCAAAACGCGACATTCGCGTGATGGATCAGCGCAGTTTTGAACAAAGTGTTGTCGGTCAGGCATCTTCCATGCACAAGGATGCATAA